In a single window of the Gossypium hirsutum isolate 1008001.06 chromosome D02, Gossypium_hirsutum_v2.1, whole genome shotgun sequence genome:
- the LOC107908600 gene encoding uncharacterized protein: MAKGSKGRRRTAFRQFRPTPYSLSSRRQGISGDLYHKNCSKPLDKKDWEDVTCSVCMECPHNAVLLLCSSHDKGCRPYMCGTSFRYSNCLDQYKKFYTKVVSSSHEESLHGSIDNLVLASSVEKCEVTELACPLCRGQVKGWTVVEPAREYLNAKKRSCMQDDCTFVGTFKELRKHMKANHPCAKPREVDPTLEQKWRRLEREREREDVISTIRSAMPGAMVFGDYVIEGNHRGLETEEEDGPDTDPADRNGNFEVGLDSNVVNFFLLLHAFGPSGNDLSRRPRQPTHTPDEDTVGIHHTSPVGDLGSSGQDDDEDDGGDISLVSRLRRHGRLLLGRSGRRRRRREGTTGGQI; the protein is encoded by the coding sequence ATGGCAAAAGGAAGCAAAGGACGACGTAGAACTGCTTTCAGGCAATTCCGGCCAACCCCATACTCATTGTCCTCACGGCGCCAAGGGATCTCTGGGGACTTGTACCACAAAAACTGTTCCAAACCTTTGGATAAGAAAGACTGGGAAGATGTAACATGTTCTGTTTGCATGGAGTGCCCTCACAATGCTGTTCTTCTTCTCTGTTCATCTCATGACAAGGGCTGCCGTCCCTACATGTGTGGAACTAGCTTCCGATATTCAAATTGCCTTGACCAGTACAAGAAGTTCTACACTAAAGTAGTCTCATCCAGTCACGAAGAATCTTTGCATGGTTCCATTGATAATCTGGTTCTAGCGTCAAGTGTTGAGAAGTGTGAAGTGACGGAACTTGCATGTCCACTTTGCAGGGGTCAAGTGAAAGGATGGACTGTGGTGGAACCTGCAAGGGAATATTTAAATGCTAAAAAGAGAAGCTGCATGCAGGATGACTGTACCTTTGTTGGGACTTTTAAGGAACTAAGGAAACACATGAAAGCCAATCATCCGTGTGCCAAGCCACGCGAAGTGGATCCTACTCTTGAACAGAAATGGAGAAGGCTTGAACGAGAGCGTGAAAGAGAGGACGTGATAAGCACAATAAGATCAGCTATGCCAGGGGCAATGGTTTTTGGTGATTACGTGATAGAAGGAAATCATCGTGGTTTAGAGACAGAAGAAGAAGATGGTCCTGACACAGATCCTGCAGATCGTAATGGAAATTTTGAAGTTGGCTTAGATAGTAATGTCGTTAACTTCTTTCTTCTCCTGCATGCATTTGGTCCATCAGGTAATGACCTCAGTAGACGACCAAGGCAACCTACACACACACCCGATGAGGACACTGTTGGCATTCACCACACCTCCCCCGTTGGGGATCTCGGTTCCTCTGGTCAAGATGACGACGAAGATGATGGCGGCGATATTTCTTTGGTTAGCCGCCTTCGCCGGCATGGCAGACTTCTTTTGGGACGTTCAGGCCGAAGACGTAGACGAAGAGAAGGCACCACCGGGGGTCAAATATAG